Proteins encoded together in one Thermoplasma sp. Kam2015 window:
- a CDS encoding FAD-dependent oxidoreductase: MDIVVIGGGAAGMAAASKAKRVNRDANVTVIESGSFVSYAECGIPYFLQGIVKSPNDLLHYPPEEFTQKRGIKVITGRVVTKIDTASLSVLLDNGTAVKFDRLIIATGARPRIPQGIATGVLGIRSLESAIRLKEIIDRSKTITIIGAGVLGVELASTLTEAGKKVKIISKYDRVMPQLDPDIGKILNDYFASRVSVEFSSSPVEIRQDEDQYAIKTTVDDHRSDLVIAAVGIVPNSNIAQDAGIKTDPRGAIITDEHMETSTPGIYAAGDVATVKNIITGEEEMMPLAQIANKAGRVAGSNAAGSEMNFPGAVGSTLVKVFDMEVGFTGLNERRATASGIEFGKTLIKAKSRANYYPGKEDIYVKILYRNSDKRIIGGQVLGKDGAAWRLNTLATAIFAGFTVEDLFYDDLGYTPPFGPVWDPLIIAGSVSMRE; this comes from the coding sequence ATGGATATAGTTGTCATCGGTGGCGGTGCGGCAGGTATGGCAGCCGCATCAAAGGCGAAGAGAGTTAACAGAGACGCAAACGTTACCGTAATTGAATCTGGTTCATTTGTCTCCTATGCAGAATGCGGAATACCTTATTTCCTTCAGGGTATAGTGAAGAGCCCAAATGATCTTCTCCACTATCCACCTGAGGAGTTCACCCAGAAGAGGGGAATAAAAGTGATAACGGGCAGAGTTGTAACGAAGATCGATACAGCATCATTATCGGTTCTGCTTGATAACGGTACTGCAGTGAAATTTGATAGGCTCATAATTGCCACAGGTGCAAGGCCAAGGATACCACAAGGAATTGCGACAGGCGTCCTCGGTATACGCAGCCTTGAGAGTGCCATACGTCTTAAGGAGATCATCGACAGATCGAAAACTATAACAATAATAGGAGCAGGTGTGCTCGGCGTGGAGCTTGCCTCCACATTGACGGAAGCCGGAAAGAAGGTCAAGATCATATCGAAGTACGACAGGGTGATGCCTCAGCTCGATCCGGATATAGGAAAGATTCTCAACGATTATTTTGCATCGAGGGTTAGCGTTGAATTTTCATCCTCTCCTGTTGAGATAAGGCAAGATGAGGATCAGTATGCGATCAAGACGACCGTGGACGACCACCGATCAGACCTCGTCATAGCCGCAGTGGGCATAGTACCAAATTCAAACATTGCACAGGACGCAGGCATCAAGACTGATCCGCGCGGTGCAATAATAACTGATGAACACATGGAGACTTCTACGCCTGGAATATATGCCGCTGGAGACGTGGCAACCGTTAAGAACATCATCACGGGAGAAGAGGAGATGATGCCGCTAGCACAGATAGCTAACAAGGCTGGCAGGGTCGCTGGATCCAATGCCGCTGGTTCTGAGATGAACTTTCCCGGTGCAGTGGGTTCAACGCTGGTAAAGGTCTTCGACATGGAGGTTGGTTTCACAGGCCTTAACGAGAGGAGAGCTACTGCATCTGGCATTGAATTCGGTAAAACGTTGATAAAGGCGAAGAGCCGGGCAAATTACTATCCTGGAAAGGAGGATATCTACGTGAAGATACTCTACAGGAATTCGGATAAGAGGATCATAGGAGGGCAGGTTCTTGGAAAGGATGGGGCAGCATGGAGGCTCAATACATTGGCCACGGCGATATTTGCCGGATTCACTGTTGAAGATCTCTTCTATGATGATCTTGGCTATACTCCCCCCTTCGGGCCAGTATGGGATCCGCTCATCATAGCTGGAAGCGTATCGATGAGAGAATAG
- a CDS encoding class I SAM-dependent methyltransferase family protein, with protein MPPKKFVKAPKSMAEKIITDLRAKGIFDRNFSVIRNGEFIYIPVRDDYSGEHIVIDAEPRITVPSASGSFDTIGNIVIMKRYDEALAHDILKTHRNIRSVFYDDGVAGSERKRKLRLIAGDGNTVTEYRENGCSFIIDISKAYFSPRLATERRRLIDQVSDGEFIFDMFAGVGPISIEIARYHRVRIIASDINCEAINMLQQNMTRNALRGVIEPVCADARSVASEISEADRVIMNNPTASFSFLPDALKTVRVGGTVNYYEFLDRSGLESRLVDLKSVGLEPVDIHRVHSYSKTISLYSMTLKKGMRGTDHLDTVSKSDERHSDI; from the coding sequence TTGCCTCCAAAGAAGTTCGTTAAGGCCCCCAAGAGTATGGCTGAAAAGATAATAACAGATCTCAGGGCGAAGGGCATTTTTGATCGGAATTTTTCCGTGATCAGGAATGGAGAATTCATCTACATCCCAGTGAGGGACGATTATTCTGGGGAACACATCGTCATCGATGCTGAGCCAAGGATCACGGTACCTTCGGCATCTGGTTCCTTCGATACGATCGGGAACATCGTCATAATGAAGCGATATGACGAAGCGCTGGCGCATGATATTCTGAAGACGCATAGAAATATTAGGAGCGTGTTCTACGATGATGGAGTCGCCGGATCCGAGAGGAAGAGGAAGCTTCGGCTCATAGCAGGCGATGGAAACACGGTGACCGAATACAGAGAAAATGGATGCAGCTTCATCATCGATATATCAAAAGCCTATTTCTCACCGAGACTAGCCACTGAAAGGCGCAGGCTCATAGATCAGGTTTCCGATGGCGAATTCATATTTGATATGTTCGCGGGCGTTGGGCCAATAAGCATAGAGATTGCCAGATACCACAGAGTCAGGATAATAGCCTCCGATATAAACTGCGAGGCCATAAATATGCTGCAGCAGAACATGACCAGAAATGCGCTTCGCGGAGTTATAGAACCTGTATGTGCCGATGCAAGATCGGTGGCCAGTGAAATATCTGAGGCCGATCGAGTCATCATGAACAATCCCACAGCATCATTCTCATTTCTGCCTGATGCATTGAAAACTGTAAGAGTAGGTGGTACAGTTAATTATTACGAATTCCTGGATCGATCAGGGCTTGAGTCGCGCCTTGTTGACCTTAAGTCGGTTGGTCTCGAACCAGTGGATATTCACCGTGTGCACTCATATTCAAAGACCATATCGCTTTACTCCATGACGTTGAAGAAAGGCATGCGAGGAACAGATCATCTTGATACTGTATCTAAATCCGATGAAAGACATTCCGATATATAG
- a CDS encoding ATP-dependent DNA helicase, whose translation MKISELGYDRAFLQLFDGNDFQLYDHQLMAIEQLRKGKNVIVSVPTAAGKTLIAYSAIYETFQRNLKSIYIVPLRSLAMEKYSELSRLRDLGLKVKMSIGDYDDTPDFIRRYDAVILTSEKADSLMHHDPSMLNDVGLMVIDEIHTIGDESRGPTLETVASVARYVNPDMRMLALSATVSNAAEMAKWLNASLIRSDFRPVPLKTGIIYRDQLYLDGKRRSGVSVNQIIKETVEDQGQVLMFVSSRKKAEDNARDLAQIFDPSLNIKIASDDSSVYDDMLNEILPRGVAFHHAGLSNDQRTFIEKEFRSRRIKVIVATPTLAAGVNLPARLVIVRDITRWGYDGISYLTNMEIKQMIGRAGRPGYDSFGVGLIYVSSPSSYEAAKEYLSTDPEPVISYLGNDAKVRFNALATISMGLARSPEDIMKFYETTFYFSQNGKNMLEEKINASLKFLESNGFIKRTPELKTTQLGKITSDLYIDPESALRLVDFFSGPSDIEHALYHISICREMIPFNIKDDFSAMEFLDDIGMIDGDIDAAKTAIVLRDWINEASYRLLYDRYGIAPGDVQARISMADWLSYSLAKLSSIYKPEVRRMLEILNLRLKEGIREDILDLVLIPGVGRVRARRLYDAGLRSIADVASATPERIRSIYGFSDTLANSVIRRARSIASKEVR comes from the coding sequence GTGAAGATCAGCGAACTGGGTTATGATCGGGCTTTCCTCCAGCTGTTCGATGGAAATGATTTTCAGCTTTACGATCATCAGCTGATGGCGATAGAGCAGCTTAGGAAGGGAAAGAACGTCATTGTCAGTGTGCCGACGGCAGCTGGCAAGACTCTCATTGCCTATTCGGCAATATATGAAACTTTCCAGAGAAATCTCAAATCCATATACATTGTACCGCTAAGGTCGCTGGCAATGGAAAAATATTCTGAACTTTCCCGACTCAGAGATCTTGGCCTGAAGGTAAAGATGTCCATAGGTGATTATGACGATACACCAGACTTTATCAGAAGATACGATGCAGTCATCTTGACATCCGAAAAGGCCGATTCGCTCATGCACCATGATCCTTCCATGCTGAACGATGTAGGCCTCATGGTGATCGATGAGATACACACCATCGGGGATGAAAGCCGCGGACCCACCCTGGAAACGGTCGCATCGGTTGCAAGATATGTCAACCCCGACATGAGGATGCTTGCACTTTCTGCAACTGTTTCCAATGCAGCTGAGATGGCAAAATGGCTCAACGCATCCCTCATAAGGAGCGACTTCAGACCCGTACCACTGAAGACGGGGATCATCTACAGGGATCAGCTCTACCTTGATGGTAAGAGAAGGTCCGGAGTCAGCGTTAACCAGATCATAAAGGAGACTGTGGAAGATCAGGGACAGGTTCTGATGTTTGTCAGCTCCAGGAAGAAGGCTGAAGATAATGCGAGGGATCTGGCGCAGATATTCGATCCAAGCCTGAATATAAAGATAGCCTCCGACGATTCCAGCGTCTATGACGATATGCTCAATGAAATTCTACCAAGGGGCGTGGCATTTCATCATGCAGGACTCAGCAACGACCAGCGTACCTTCATAGAGAAGGAATTCAGATCCAGACGCATAAAGGTGATAGTGGCCACTCCTACGCTGGCCGCAGGCGTTAACCTTCCGGCACGCCTCGTCATAGTCAGGGACATAACCAGATGGGGATACGACGGCATCTCGTATCTCACGAATATGGAGATAAAGCAGATGATTGGAAGGGCCGGAAGGCCTGGATACGACAGCTTCGGCGTTGGCCTCATATATGTCTCCTCGCCGTCCAGCTATGAGGCCGCAAAGGAATACCTCTCAACCGATCCTGAACCCGTGATCTCGTACCTTGGAAATGACGCGAAGGTAAGATTCAATGCCCTGGCGACCATATCGATGGGTCTCGCAAGATCACCCGAAGACATAATGAAATTCTATGAGACCACCTTCTATTTTTCACAGAACGGCAAAAACATGCTCGAAGAGAAGATCAATGCCTCACTGAAATTTCTCGAGAGCAACGGCTTCATAAAGCGAACACCTGAGCTGAAGACCACCCAGCTGGGAAAGATCACGAGCGATCTTTACATAGATCCAGAAAGCGCACTGAGACTTGTCGATTTCTTCAGCGGTCCCTCGGACATAGAACATGCGCTGTATCACATCTCGATCTGCAGAGAGATGATACCGTTCAACATCAAAGACGATTTTTCCGCTATGGAGTTTCTGGATGATATAGGTATGATCGACGGCGATATAGATGCAGCCAAGACTGCCATAGTGTTGAGGGACTGGATCAATGAGGCGTCCTACAGGCTCCTCTATGATCGTTATGGAATAGCTCCTGGAGACGTGCAGGCAAGGATTTCAATGGCTGACTGGCTCTCCTATTCACTTGCAAAACTATCCTCCATATACAAGCCAGAGGTTCGCAGAATGCTGGAGATACTCAATCTGCGTTTAAAGGAGGGCATCAGGGAGGATATTCTGGATCTGGTGCTCATACCAGGTGTTGGACGCGTGAGGGCCAGGAGACTGTACGATGCCGGTCTGAGAAGCATAGCAGACGTTGCAAGCGCTACGCCGGAGAGGATAAGATCCATCTACGGATTCTCAGATACGCTGGCAAATTCCGTGATAAGGAGGGCGAGATCCATTGCCTCCAAAGAAGTTCGTTAA